In a genomic window of Methanoregula sp. UBA64:
- a CDS encoding nucleotide exchange factor GrpE, translating to MDDTEELKKALAEQTRLAEERLNQLRYLQADFDNFRKWSAKEKETITSLANERLINDLLVVLDDFELALPSLAQEKNREGMEMIHKKLTKILSDYGLQPIDCVGKKFDPRYHEVLCTEKCAKEPNTILEDFGKGYQLKSKVIRPSKVKIAEQVTENVGENNDK from the coding sequence ATGGATGATACCGAAGAGTTGAAAAAAGCACTCGCAGAACAGACCCGGCTCGCGGAGGAACGTCTCAATCAGCTGAGATATCTCCAGGCGGACTTCGACAATTTCCGCAAATGGAGTGCAAAGGAAAAGGAGACGATCACCTCCCTTGCAAACGAGAGACTGATTAACGATCTCCTCGTCGTCCTGGACGATTTCGAGCTGGCCCTTCCCTCACTCGCGCAGGAGAAGAACCGGGAAGGGATGGAAATGATCCATAAAAAACTGACAAAAATCCTGTCAGACTATGGATTGCAGCCGATCGACTGCGTGGGGAAAAAATTCGATCCCCGGTATCACGAAGTGTTGTGTACGGAGAAATGCGCAAAAGAGCCTAATACCATCCTCGAAGATTTCGGGAAAGGCTACCAGCTGAAATCCAAAGTCATCAGGCCCTCGAAAGTAAAGATCGCAGAACAGGTAACAGAGAACGTTGGTGAGAACAATGACAAATGA
- the dnaK gene encoding molecular chaperone DnaK: MTNEKIIGIDLGTSNSEASVMVGGKPTIVPSAEGATVAGKMFPSYVAFTPDGQLLVGEPARRQAVSNPEGTVTAAKRKMGTNHVYKIYGKEYTPQQISAFILQKIKRDAEAFLGEKITKAVITVPAYFNDNQRTATKDAGKIAGLDVVRLVNEPTAASMAYGLDKGGDFKILVFDLGGGTLDVTIMEFGGGTFTVLATSGDTQLGGTDMDNAIFEWIADEFKKQEGIDLRNDKMAVNRVREAAEKAKIELSTVMETEINLPYVSATQTGPKHLNIKLSRSKLEQLIDPIIRRCINPFEQALKDAKLTKNDIQKVILVGGPTRMPVVQKFIEDNVGKKMERGIDPMECVAMGAAIQGGILGGEINDMVLLDVTPLTLGLETLGGVRTALIDRNTTIPTKKSQVFSTAADMQTEVTIHVLQGERPMAADNVSLGQFNLVGLPPAPRGVPQVEVTFDIDASGILNVSAKDLGTGKEQKMTITASSKLPETDVRKMVDEAKQFEEQDRQKKEEVEARNIADSLVYTAEKTRTDLADKLSPDMVERLNAAITAVKAALESKDTSSIKIETEKLQKVLGEAGAAAYQAAARQQAEQQGPSQNTGQPSQDAGGSGSAGGPGGENVVDADFKVKDDK; the protein is encoded by the coding sequence ATGACAAATGAGAAAATTATCGGAATTGACCTTGGTACCTCGAACAGCGAAGCATCCGTCATGGTCGGCGGCAAGCCGACGATCGTACCGTCAGCAGAAGGGGCAACGGTTGCGGGAAAAATGTTTCCCTCCTATGTGGCCTTTACTCCGGATGGCCAGCTCCTTGTCGGCGAACCGGCACGGCGGCAGGCCGTGAGCAACCCCGAAGGGACCGTTACCGCGGCTAAAAGGAAGATGGGGACAAACCACGTCTACAAGATCTACGGGAAGGAGTACACCCCCCAGCAGATCTCGGCGTTCATCCTCCAGAAGATCAAACGCGATGCCGAGGCGTTCCTGGGAGAAAAGATCACAAAGGCTGTCATCACCGTCCCGGCCTACTTTAACGACAACCAGCGGACCGCAACAAAGGACGCAGGAAAGATCGCGGGCCTTGATGTGGTCAGGCTGGTAAACGAGCCTACCGCAGCGTCCATGGCCTACGGTCTTGACAAGGGCGGCGACTTCAAAATCCTGGTCTTTGACCTCGGCGGCGGCACGCTCGATGTTACCATCATGGAGTTCGGCGGCGGCACGTTTACCGTCCTTGCAACCTCAGGGGACACCCAGCTGGGCGGCACGGACATGGACAATGCCATCTTCGAATGGATAGCAGACGAGTTCAAAAAACAGGAAGGCATCGATCTCCGGAATGACAAGATGGCGGTCAACCGGGTCAGGGAGGCTGCGGAGAAAGCCAAGATCGAGCTTTCTACAGTCATGGAGACGGAGATCAACCTCCCCTATGTATCCGCGACCCAGACGGGCCCCAAGCACCTCAACATCAAACTGTCCCGGTCAAAACTCGAACAATTGATCGACCCGATCATCCGGAGGTGTATCAATCCGTTCGAGCAGGCGCTTAAGGATGCAAAACTGACCAAGAACGATATCCAGAAAGTGATCCTGGTCGGCGGACCCACCCGGATGCCGGTGGTCCAGAAGTTCATCGAGGACAATGTCGGCAAAAAGATGGAACGCGGCATCGACCCGATGGAATGCGTGGCCATGGGCGCAGCTATCCAGGGCGGGATCCTCGGCGGCGAGATCAACGACATGGTGCTCCTGGATGTGACCCCCTTAACGCTTGGCCTTGAGACACTCGGCGGGGTCAGGACCGCTCTCATCGACCGGAACACTACGATCCCGACCAAAAAGAGCCAGGTCTTCTCCACAGCGGCGGATATGCAGACCGAGGTCACGATCCATGTCCTCCAGGGCGAGCGGCCCATGGCAGCCGATAACGTGAGCCTGGGCCAGTTCAACCTGGTCGGCCTGCCCCCGGCGCCCCGGGGGGTCCCGCAGGTCGAGGTCACCTTCGATATCGATGCATCGGGGATCCTCAATGTCTCTGCAAAGGATCTCGGCACCGGGAAAGAGCAGAAGATGACCATCACCGCTTCGTCAAAGCTCCCCGAAACAGATGTACGGAAGATGGTCGACGAGGCAAAACAGTTCGAAGAGCAGGACCGGCAGAAAAAGGAAGAGGTCGAGGCAAGAAACATCGCAGACTCTCTGGTCTATACCGCGGAAAAGACCCGGACCGATCTTGCAGATAAGCTCAGCCCGGACATGGTTGAACGGCTGAACGCCGCGATCACCGCAGTCAAAGCGGCACTGGAGAGTAAGGATACTTCCAGCATTAAGATCGAAACTGAAAAACTCCAGAAAGTTCTCGGCGAAGCAGGCGCCGCTGCATACCAGGCGGCAGCCCGGCAGCAGGCAGAACAGCAGGGACCTTCCCAGAACACGGGACAGCCTTCGCAGGATGCCGGCGGATCGGGTAGTGCCGGCGGCCCCGGCGGCGAAAATGTCGTTGACGCCGACTTCAAAGTAAAGGATGACAAATAA
- a CDS encoding class II fructose-bisphosphate aldolase produces MSTHEFGPVPGSAIFHGVAGKKAIVMAANIRIGLVAEGIFQAAKDTDSAVFMELARSESDLSGGYTGMTPKIFSEKMAVAAKNTGFGTWGLHADHISIKKGDAAEVASTKELIDAQIAAGYTSFAIDASHLFNFNGKTVREELDDNIRITTEIARHIKSKMGTKEFGLEVEVGEIGRKDTEGLVLTSPEEAVAYISALNENGVFPHVLAIANGSTHGHTYDANGNVVEQLSINIPRTKEIAEALRKHKLSVGIAQHGITGTPRDLIAKYFPKGDIIKGNVGTFWQDVVFDTFKVYEPALYKEIEDWTLETYRPKNAGKKDKQIFDGNCKMAIKQFYKEIYAVGEETQAAVRARAYAESLMFFKAFNSYGTASAVKKLL; encoded by the coding sequence ATGAGTACACACGAGTTTGGCCCGGTTCCCGGCTCTGCCATCTTCCATGGCGTTGCCGGCAAAAAAGCGATCGTCATGGCGGCAAACATCCGGATCGGCCTTGTGGCCGAGGGGATATTCCAGGCTGCAAAGGATACCGATTCGGCAGTCTTCATGGAGCTGGCCCGGTCCGAGAGCGATCTCTCGGGCGGCTACACCGGCATGACCCCGAAGATCTTCTCCGAAAAGATGGCGGTTGCCGCGAAAAATACCGGCTTTGGCACCTGGGGCCTCCACGCCGACCACATCTCTATCAAGAAAGGCGATGCGGCAGAGGTAGCCTCCACAAAAGAGCTCATCGACGCCCAGATCGCCGCCGGCTACACCTCTTTTGCGATTGACGCCTCCCACCTCTTCAACTTCAACGGCAAGACCGTCCGCGAGGAGCTCGACGACAATATCCGGATCACGACCGAGATAGCCCGGCACATCAAATCAAAGATGGGCACAAAAGAGTTCGGCCTCGAAGTCGAGGTCGGCGAGATTGGGAGGAAGGACACCGAGGGACTTGTCCTGACGAGCCCCGAGGAAGCAGTTGCCTACATCAGCGCATTAAACGAGAACGGCGTCTTCCCCCACGTGCTTGCCATTGCAAACGGCAGCACCCACGGCCACACCTACGATGCGAACGGGAACGTGGTCGAACAGCTCTCGATCAACATCCCCCGCACAAAGGAGATCGCAGAAGCGCTCAGGAAGCACAAACTCTCCGTCGGCATCGCCCAGCACGGCATCACCGGCACCCCCCGGGACCTGATTGCAAAGTACTTCCCGAAAGGCGACATCATCAAGGGCAATGTCGGCACCTTCTGGCAGGACGTGGTCTTTGACACCTTCAAGGTCTACGAACCGGCACTCTATAAGGAGATCGAGGACTGGACGCTCGAAACCTACCGGCCCAAAAACGCCGGGAAGAAGGACAAGCAGATCTTCGATGGCAACTGCAAGATGGCCATTAAGCAGTTCTATAAGGAGATCTACGCGGTCGGCGAAGAGACGCAGGCCGCAGTCCGGGCCCGGGCCTATGCCGAGAGCCTGATGTTCTTTAAGGCTTTCAACTCCTATGGCACGGCATCCGCCGTCAAAAAACTGCTCTGA
- the dnaJ gene encoding molecular chaperone DnaJ, whose translation MAARDYYETLGVKRDATADELKKAFRQLARKYHPDLNKGSKEAEEKFKEINEAYQVLSDPQKKAQYDMGGHVEFGPGDAAGYRPPSYDDLFRDYGLGDIFNAFSGSGRGPRQRAGADLRYDIEVTLSDAFYGTKNTVAVPHDSVCDTCHGTGAEPGYLRDCPTCRGTGEIRSPQRMGNRKVMSIAQCPECGGSGKIVEKPCRTCHGAGSIQKTRRIEVTIPRGVEDGQFLRIAGEGEPGENRGPPGDLYVVVHIKKHAVFERQGADLTTTAVVGLATALLGGEITVPTITGSAAVKIHRGTQSHTILRLRGQGMPFLNSDKRGDLLVKVIVKIPLDLTKKQEDLMKEAFVGGPVG comes from the coding sequence ATGGCAGCGCGCGACTATTATGAGACCCTTGGCGTAAAACGGGATGCAACAGCTGACGAGCTCAAGAAAGCATTCCGGCAGCTCGCACGAAAATACCACCCGGACCTGAACAAGGGAAGCAAGGAGGCAGAAGAGAAATTCAAGGAGATAAACGAAGCCTACCAGGTGTTAAGCGACCCCCAGAAGAAAGCCCAGTACGACATGGGAGGCCATGTCGAGTTCGGGCCCGGGGACGCAGCGGGGTACCGGCCGCCCAGTTACGACGACCTGTTCCGGGACTACGGTCTCGGGGATATCTTCAACGCGTTCTCCGGGAGTGGCCGGGGGCCACGGCAGCGGGCAGGGGCAGATCTCCGCTACGACATTGAAGTAACACTCTCCGATGCATTCTACGGAACGAAAAATACCGTGGCGGTCCCGCATGATTCCGTATGCGACACCTGCCACGGTACCGGGGCAGAGCCGGGGTACCTCAGGGACTGCCCCACCTGCCGGGGAACCGGCGAGATCCGGAGCCCGCAAAGAATGGGGAACCGCAAGGTGATGAGCATCGCCCAGTGCCCGGAATGCGGCGGGAGCGGGAAGATCGTTGAGAAGCCCTGCCGGACCTGCCACGGGGCCGGGTCGATCCAGAAAACCCGGCGGATCGAAGTCACGATCCCGCGGGGTGTCGAAGACGGGCAGTTCCTGCGTATTGCCGGGGAAGGCGAACCGGGCGAGAACCGGGGGCCACCCGGCGATCTCTACGTGGTTGTCCACATAAAAAAACACGCAGTCTTCGAGCGGCAGGGGGCGGACCTGACGACAACCGCAGTGGTCGGTCTCGCCACCGCGCTCCTGGGAGGAGAGATCACCGTACCGACCATTACCGGGAGTGCGGCCGTAAAGATCCACCGCGGCACCCAGAGCCATACCATCTTACGGCTCCGGGGGCAGGGGATGCCGTTTCTTAACTCCGACAAACGGGGCGATCTCCTGGTAAAGGTTATCGTGAAGATTCCTTTGGACCTGACAAAAAAGCAGGAAGACTTAATGAAGGAAGCATTCGTGGGCGGACCGGTGGGATGA
- a CDS encoding class 1 fructose-bisphosphatase — protein sequence MILKDFLTHEGTDKNLAELILFLSRQASEVRKGFLLNCTNTAACGTKNMFGEDQKPLDKYADDVFVEALKKSKLVRYIATEEQDSIIEVKDAKNTFGVVIDPLDGSSLLDVNLCVGSIIGICPGNVLDKGKNMIAALYMLYGPITTLTYTTGSGVHEFVQDEKGEFFLRQKDIRIPDGKIYSPGALRKDYLAAHAAWIQDLEEKGYKLRFSGCFVADVHQILHKGGVFTYPAYKGKEKGKLRLLYEANPMGMLVCAAGGAVSDGNKSFREIVPTDIGQRVPLYIGGKQEIAGIEEYMKKSEKKE from the coding sequence ATGATTCTCAAAGATTTCCTAACACACGAGGGCACGGACAAAAACCTCGCCGAACTCATTCTCTTCTTAAGCAGGCAGGCATCGGAGGTCAGGAAAGGCTTCCTGTTGAACTGTACAAACACGGCAGCCTGCGGCACGAAGAACATGTTCGGCGAGGACCAGAAGCCCCTCGACAAGTATGCCGACGATGTCTTTGTCGAGGCATTAAAAAAGTCAAAGCTCGTCCGGTATATCGCAACCGAAGAGCAGGACTCGATCATCGAGGTAAAGGACGCAAAGAACACCTTCGGGGTAGTTATCGACCCGCTCGACGGCTCCTCCCTTCTCGACGTGAACCTCTGCGTGGGTTCGATCATCGGCATCTGCCCGGGCAATGTCCTTGACAAGGGCAAAAACATGATCGCTGCCCTCTACATGCTCTACGGCCCGATCACCACCCTCACTTATACGACCGGTTCGGGAGTCCACGAGTTCGTGCAGGACGAAAAAGGCGAGTTCTTCCTCCGCCAGAAAGACATCCGTATCCCTGATGGCAAAATCTATTCTCCCGGGGCACTCAGGAAAGACTATCTCGCCGCCCATGCCGCGTGGATTCAGGATCTCGAAGAGAAAGGCTACAAGCTCCGGTTCTCGGGCTGCTTTGTTGCCGATGTCCACCAGATCCTCCATAAGGGCGGCGTCTTTACCTACCCGGCATACAAGGGAAAGGAGAAGGGCAAACTGCGCCTTCTCTACGAGGCAAACCCGATGGGCATGCTCGTCTGCGCGGCCGGCGGGGCAGTCAGCGACGGAAACAAGAGTTTCCGTGAGATCGTCCCGACCGATATCGGCCAGCGTGTCCCTCTCTACATTGGCGGGAAGCAGGAGATTGCGGGAATAGAGGAATACATGAAAAAGTCGGAGAAGAAGGAGTGA
- a CDS encoding CDC48 family AAA ATPase: MAETGFFEVTVKEAAHNDASRGIARLSVDVMKKLGLVSGDVIEIVGKRSAAAIVWPGFAEDIGFAILRIDGSVRANASAGIDEKVKIRKSEAGYATKVVIQPVQETRLVGGEQYLSRVLRGRSVVEGQSLRVDILGNSVTFVIVRVAPRAIAIVSDDTEIELKNEPFKPEEGKRQITNIQYEDIGGLERELQLVREMIELPLRHPEIFEKVGIKPPKGVLFYGPPGTGKTLIAKAVANEVDAHFLTLSGPEIMSKFYGDSEKALRDKFHDAEENAPSIVFIDEIDAIAPKREDVQGEVERRIVAQLLALMDGLAGRGQVIVIAATNLPNSIDPALRRGGRFDREIEIGIPDKKGRYEIFQVHTRGVPLAKDVDLESLAETTFGFVGADIALLVKEAAMNAIRKIIPLIDIDKEIPNEVIDQLRLTKADFDAARKVVQPSALREVLIEIPDVAWEDIGGLDDVKDTLVKTVEGRLRFPGIFEKLQYKPPKGILLFGPPGTGKTLLVKGIASKRQLNFISVKGPEMLSKGVGDSEKHVREAFRKARQSAPCIIFFDEIDALFPKRGAVADNTHVTESVLSQFLTELDGVEELKEVFVIGATNRPDLLDPALLRPGRLEKHLYIPPPDEAGRKAILATYLKGIEDLLAPEVKIDDLAARTRFFVGADLEALVRETKAAVIDELTRESDGADKKKADISVTITKEHFDRALEQVKGTLDGADFEKYEQKSWDLLYAKGRRDLLYQAVGLINQVEYLKGKRLVTDRIVRLADELRDLVYWQRKSFDDVQKRTADLRKALEKAADAGK, translated from the coding sequence CGAGCGCCGGGATCGACGAGAAGGTGAAGATCCGCAAGTCCGAGGCGGGCTATGCCACCAAAGTCGTGATCCAGCCGGTACAGGAGACGCGGCTCGTGGGCGGGGAACAATACCTCTCGCGGGTGCTGCGGGGCCGCTCGGTTGTCGAAGGGCAGTCCCTCCGGGTCGATATTCTCGGGAACTCGGTCACGTTCGTGATCGTCCGGGTCGCGCCCCGGGCGATTGCGATAGTCTCTGACGATACCGAGATCGAGCTCAAGAACGAGCCCTTCAAGCCGGAGGAGGGAAAGCGGCAGATCACGAACATCCAGTACGAGGATATCGGCGGGCTCGAACGCGAGCTCCAGCTCGTGCGGGAGATGATCGAGCTCCCTCTTCGCCACCCGGAGATCTTCGAGAAGGTCGGGATCAAACCCCCCAAGGGCGTGCTCTTCTACGGCCCGCCGGGGACAGGAAAGACGCTCATAGCAAAAGCGGTTGCAAACGAGGTGGACGCCCACTTCCTCACGCTCTCGGGCCCCGAGATCATGAGCAAGTTCTACGGGGACAGCGAGAAGGCCCTGCGGGACAAGTTCCACGACGCAGAGGAGAACGCGCCCTCGATTGTCTTCATCGACGAGATCGATGCCATCGCCCCGAAGCGCGAGGATGTGCAGGGAGAAGTTGAACGCCGCATCGTTGCCCAGCTGCTCGCCCTCATGGACGGTCTTGCAGGGCGCGGGCAGGTCATCGTGATTGCGGCCACCAACCTCCCGAACTCCATCGACCCGGCGCTCCGGCGCGGCGGGCGCTTTGACCGGGAGATCGAGATCGGGATCCCGGACAAGAAGGGCAGGTACGAGATCTTCCAGGTCCACACCCGGGGCGTGCCGCTCGCAAAGGACGTTGATCTCGAATCGCTCGCGGAGACCACGTTCGGGTTTGTGGGGGCGGATATCGCCCTTCTCGTAAAAGAAGCGGCGATGAACGCGATCCGGAAGATCATCCCCTTAATCGATATCGACAAGGAGATCCCCAACGAAGTGATCGACCAGCTCCGGCTCACGAAGGCCGACTTCGATGCGGCACGAAAGGTTGTCCAGCCGAGCGCGCTCCGCGAGGTCCTTATCGAGATCCCCGATGTTGCCTGGGAAGATATCGGCGGGCTCGACGATGTCAAGGACACGCTCGTAAAGACCGTCGAGGGCCGGCTTCGGTTCCCGGGCATCTTCGAGAAGCTCCAGTACAAACCCCCGAAGGGGATCCTGCTCTTTGGACCGCCGGGCACGGGAAAGACGCTTCTCGTGAAAGGCATCGCGAGCAAGCGCCAGCTCAACTTCATCTCGGTAAAAGGCCCCGAGATGCTTTCCAAAGGTGTCGGGGATTCCGAGAAGCACGTGCGGGAAGCCTTCCGCAAGGCCCGGCAGTCCGCACCGTGCATCATCTTCTTCGACGAGATCGATGCGCTCTTCCCGAAACGCGGGGCGGTGGCGGACAACACGCACGTGACCGAGAGCGTGCTCTCGCAGTTTTTAACTGAGCTTGACGGCGTGGAGGAGCTTAAAGAAGTCTTTGTGATCGGCGCCACGAACCGCCCCGACCTCCTGGACCCGGCCCTGCTCCGGCCCGGCCGGCTCGAAAAGCACCTCTACATCCCGCCACCGGACGAGGCGGGGAGAAAAGCGATCCTCGCTACGTACCTGAAAGGCATCGAAGACCTCCTTGCCCCGGAGGTGAAGATCGACGACCTTGCCGCCCGGACCCGGTTCTTTGTCGGGGCCGATCTCGAAGCGCTCGTGCGGGAGACCAAGGCCGCCGTGATCGACGAACTCACCCGGGAGAGCGACGGGGCGGACAAAAAGAAAGCCGACATTTCCGTCACCATCACAAAGGAACACTTCGATCGTGCGCTCGAACAGGTCAAGGGGACACTCGACGGTGCAGATTTCGAGAAGTACGAGCAGAAGTCCTGGGACCTCCTGTACGCCAAGGGACGGCGCGACCTGTTATACCAGGCGGTCGGCCTCATCAACCAGGTCGAATACCTGAAAGGCAAGCGCCTGGTAACGGACCGGATTGTCCGGCTCGCGGACGAGCTCCGCGATCTTGTCTACTGGCAGCGGAAGTCTTTTGACGATGTCCAGAAGCGCACCGCAGATCTCAGGAAAGCGCTTGAAAAAGCTGCGGACGCGGGCAAATAA
- the clpB gene encoding ATP-dependent chaperone ClpB produces the protein MNFNNFTIKSQEAVSKAIELATAKKNPSIETSHLLKGMLLVDENVIPYLLKKLNVNVDGVTAALDRIIDTYPEVTGGDQNLSNDASKALQKAVALSKESGDEFVSLEQILLGILSVSDSTSRLLKENGVSEKELKTAISQLRKGETVNSQNAEDTYNALEKYARNLNDLARKGKLDPVIGRDEEIRRVLQILSRRTKNNPILIGEPGVGKTAIAEGLAHRIIDGDVPDNLKTKQIFSLDMGALIAGAKFKGEFEERLKSVIKEVTSSDGEIILFIDEIHTLVGAGGGEGAMDAANILKPALSRGELHVIGATTLKEYQKYFEKDKALERRFQPVMVNEPDADDAISILRGIKEKYETHHHVRIKDEAIIAAVELSQRYISDRFLPDKAIDLIDEAASKLRLEINSKPEELEKIERKIHQLEIEREAIKREKDQGKLKILNEEIANLTEERNRLHAKWRSEKELVEQIQAKKTEIENLKFEAERAERNGDLGKVAEIRYGRIPDNEKSMVELKEKLTVLQKDSALVNEEVDAEEIAEVVSRWTGIPVSRMLQSEREKLLSLEAELHKRVVGQDEAIEAVSNAIRRSRAGLQDTKRPIGSFIFLGTTGVGKTELAKALAEFLFNNENSMVRIDMSEYQERHTVSRLIGAPPGYVGYEESGQLTEAVRRKPYSVVLLDEIEKAHPDVFNILLQVLDDGRLTDNKGRTVDFKNTIIIMTSNIGSHLIQENMEHATEKDRDELFERTREQVFDLLKKTIRPEFLNRIDEIIMFKPLTEDEIRVVVEIQLGGVQKMLEKSGIRLTATKKAIRFIATLGFDPQFGARPIKRVIQKNLLNELSKMILEGKVQKDKEIVVDEKGGKLVFGNA, from the coding sequence ATGAACTTCAACAATTTCACCATCAAATCGCAGGAAGCAGTCTCGAAGGCAATCGAACTAGCAACGGCAAAAAAGAACCCGTCCATCGAGACATCGCACCTCCTTAAAGGGATGCTCCTGGTTGACGAGAATGTCATCCCGTATCTCTTAAAAAAACTGAATGTGAACGTCGACGGGGTTACCGCTGCCCTCGACCGGATCATCGATACATATCCCGAGGTAACCGGCGGGGACCAGAACCTCTCAAACGATGCCTCAAAGGCCCTGCAGAAAGCCGTCGCACTTTCAAAGGAGTCCGGGGATGAGTTCGTCTCGCTCGAACAGATCCTCCTTGGGATCCTCTCGGTCAGCGACAGCACATCCCGGCTGCTTAAGGAGAACGGGGTATCGGAAAAAGAGTTAAAGACCGCCATCAGCCAGTTGCGGAAAGGTGAGACCGTGAACAGCCAGAATGCCGAAGATACCTATAATGCCCTGGAAAAATACGCCCGGAACCTCAACGATCTTGCCCGCAAGGGAAAACTCGATCCGGTCATCGGGCGTGACGAAGAGATCCGCAGGGTGCTGCAGATCCTTTCACGGAGAACGAAGAACAACCCGATCCTCATCGGGGAGCCCGGTGTGGGTAAAACCGCCATAGCCGAAGGTCTTGCCCACCGGATCATCGACGGCGATGTCCCGGATAACCTGAAGACGAAGCAGATCTTCTCCCTCGATATGGGTGCCCTGATCGCCGGGGCCAAGTTCAAGGGAGAGTTCGAGGAACGGCTAAAAAGTGTCATCAAGGAAGTGACCTCGTCCGACGGTGAGATCATTCTCTTCATCGACGAGATCCACACCCTGGTCGGGGCCGGCGGGGGCGAGGGTGCCATGGACGCGGCAAACATCCTCAAGCCCGCGCTCTCACGGGGAGAACTCCACGTCATCGGCGCAACGACCTTAAAGGAATACCAGAAGTATTTCGAGAAGGACAAGGCGCTCGAACGGCGGTTCCAGCCGGTGATGGTCAACGAGCCGGATGCAGACGATGCCATCTCCATCCTCCGGGGCATCAAGGAGAAGTACGAAACCCATCACCATGTGAGGATCAAGGACGAAGCGATCATTGCTGCGGTCGAACTCTCGCAGCGCTATATCTCCGACCGGTTCCTCCCCGACAAGGCCATCGATTTAATCGACGAGGCCGCCTCGAAACTCCGGCTCGAGATCAACTCGAAACCGGAAGAACTCGAAAAGATCGAGCGAAAAATCCACCAGCTGGAGATTGAACGGGAAGCCATCAAGCGCGAGAAGGACCAGGGAAAGCTCAAGATTCTCAATGAAGAGATCGCGAACCTGACCGAGGAGAGAAACCGGCTGCATGCAAAGTGGCGGTCGGAAAAAGAGCTCGTCGAGCAGATCCAGGCAAAGAAGACCGAGATCGAGAACTTAAAGTTCGAGGCCGAACGTGCCGAACGGAACGGCGACCTCGGGAAAGTTGCCGAGATCCGGTATGGCCGCATCCCGGATAACGAGAAAAGCATGGTGGAGCTCAAGGAAAAACTCACCGTGCTCCAGAAGGATTCCGCGCTCGTGAACGAAGAGGTGGACGCCGAAGAGATAGCAGAAGTTGTCTCGCGCTGGACCGGGATCCCCGTATCGAGGATGCTCCAGAGCGAACGGGAGAAACTCTTGAGCCTCGAAGCCGAACTCCACAAGCGCGTGGTCGGCCAGGACGAGGCAATAGAAGCGGTCTCCAATGCTATCCGCCGGAGCCGGGCCGGGCTGCAGGACACCAAACGTCCGATCGGCTCGTTTATCTTCCTCGGGACAACCGGGGTAGGAAAGACAGAGCTTGCAAAGGCCCTGGCTGAATTCCTGTTCAACAACGAGAACAGCATGGTCCGGATCGATATGTCGGAGTACCAGGAACGCCACACCGTATCACGGCTGATCGGCGCACCGCCGGGTTACGTGGGCTACGAAGAGAGCGGGCAGCTGACCGAAGCGGTCCGGAGAAAGCCCTATTCCGTGGTCCTGCTGGACGAGATAGAAAAGGCCCACCCGGATGTCTTCAACATCCTCTTACAGGTCCTTGACGACGGCCGCCTGACCGACAACAAGGGCCGCACGGTGGACTTCAAGAACACCATCATTATCATGACCTCGAACATCGGGTCGCATCTCATCCAGGAGAACATGGAGCATGCCACCGAGAAGGACCGGGACGAGCTCTTCGAGCGCACGCGGGAACAGGTCTTTGACCTGCTCAAGAAGACCATCCGTCCCGAATTCCTCAACCGGATCGACGAGATCATCATGTTTAAACCGCTCACGGAGGACGAGATCCGGGTCGTGGTCGAGATCCAGCTGGGCGGTGTGCAGAAGATGCTTGAAAAGAGCGGCATCCGGCTTACGGCAACAAAGAAAGCCATCCGGTTCATCGCCACCCTGGGCTTTGACCCGCAGTTTGGCGCACGGCCGATCAAGCGCGTGATCCAGAAGAACCTGCTCAACGAGTTGTCGAAGATGATCCTTGAAGGAAAAGTCCAGAAGGACAAGGAGATCGTGGTCGATGAGAAAGGAGGAAAACTGGTGTTTGGGAATGCCTGA
- a CDS encoding Hsp20/alpha crystallin family protein produces the protein MVRWYYRSVFDELEDLRKYLEALDRQIYETNPAALLPAAGGSARVMLPVRPTTFHVQVSGSDDEVVITAETMAGITKKGIALDLIDPRTLEITCARTDERSDENGGYYSHECTSASITRVVSLPEPATGEGASATFKDGVLEVRLKKIAKESRGKIPVD, from the coding sequence ATGGTGCGATGGTATTACCGGTCGGTCTTTGACGAGCTGGAAGACTTACGGAAATACCTGGAGGCTCTGGACCGGCAGATATACGAGACCAATCCTGCGGCATTATTGCCCGCTGCCGGCGGGTCAGCACGGGTGATGCTGCCCGTGCGACCGACAACGTTCCATGTGCAGGTTTCCGGGAGCGATGACGAAGTGGTGATTACCGCAGAGACGATGGCAGGGATTACCAAAAAAGGGATCGCACTCGACCTGATCGATCCCCGGACGCTCGAAATTACCTGCGCACGAACGGACGAACGTTCCGATGAGAATGGGGGGTACTATTCGCACGAATGTACGTCTGCGTCAATCACGCGGGTGGTTTCCCTCCCGGAACCGGCGACCGGGGAAGGAGCCTCTGCAACGTTCAAAGACGGTGTGCTGGAAGTCCGTCTCAAAAAGATCGCAAAAGAGTCACGGGGAAAAATACCTGTTGACTAA